From the Streptomyces nodosus genome, the window AGAAGGACCCGCGCAAGCGCCTCACCGACACCGGCCGCAAGCTCGCCCAGCTCCCGGTGGACCCGCGGCTGGCGCGCATGGTCCTGGAGGCGGACCGCAACGGCTGTGCCCGCGAGGTCATGGTCGTCGCCGCCGCCCTGTCCATCCAGGACCCGCGCGAGCGCCCCGCCGACAAGCAGGCCCAGGCCGACCAGCAGCACGCCCGCTTCAAGGACGAGACCAGCGACTTCCTCGCCTATCTCAACCTCTGGCGGTATCTCCGCGAGCAGCAGAAGGAGCGCGGTTCCTCGTCCTTCCGCCGGATGTGCAAGCAGGAGTATCTGAACTTCCTGCGCATCCGCGAATGGCAGGACATCTACACCCAGCTGCGCACGGTCGCCAAGCAGATGGGCATCCACCTCGACGAGCAGGACGCACCGGCCGACCGCATCCACATCTCGCTCCTGGCCGGCCTGCTCTCGCACATCGGTCTGAAGGATGTGAAGGAGTCCAAGGACTCCGGCCCCGCCACGCGCAGGGACGGCGGGCGCAACGAGTACCTCGGGGCCCGCAACGCCAAGTTCGCGATCTTCCCGGGCTCGTCCCTGTTCAAGAAGCCCCCGCGTCTGGTGATGTCCGCCGAGCTGGTGGAGACCTCCCGGCTGTGGGCGCGGGTCAACGCCAGGATCGAGCCCGAGTGGGTCGAACCGCTCGCCGGCCACCTCCTCAAGCGGACGTACAGCGAACCGCACTGGGAGAAGGACCAGGCGGCCGTGATGGCGTACGAGAAGGTCACCCTGTACGGGGTGCCGATCGTCGCCCAGCGCAAGGTGAACTACGGCCGTATCGACCCGGAGGCCAGCCGTGAGCTGTTCATCCGCAACGCGCTCGTCGAGGGCGACTGGCGCACCCACCACAAGTTCTTCGCCGACAACCGAAAGCTGCTGACCGAGGTCGAGGAGCTGGAGCACCGCGCCCGGCGCCGGGACATCCTGGTCGACGACGAGACGCTGTTCGACTTCTACGACCAGCGGGTGCCGGACCATGTGGTGTCCGGGGCGCACTTCGACTCCTGGTGGAAGCACAAACGCCACGAACAGCCCGACTTCCTCGACTTCGAGCGCGAGATGCTCATCAACGAGAAGGCGGGCCGGGTCACCAAGGACGACTACCCCGACTCCTGGCGCCAGGGACGGCTGAAGTTCAAGGTCACCTACCAGTTCGAGCCGGGCGCGGACGCGGACGGCGTGACGGTCCACATTCCGCTGCAGGTCCTCAACCAGGTCACGGCCGAGGGCTTCGACTGGCAGATCCCCGGTCTGCGGGAGGAACTGGTCACCGAGCTGATCCGGTCGCTCCCCAAGCCGATCCGCCGCAACTACGTCCCGGCACCGAACTACGCGAAGGCGTTCCTGGACACCGCGGTGCCCCTCCAGGAACCGCTGACCGTGACCATGGCCCGGGAGCTGAGGCGCATGGTCGGTGTGCCGTTCGAGGCGGACGACTTCGATCTGTCCAAGGTGCCCGACCATCTCACGATCACCTTCCGGATCGTCGACGAGCGGCGCCGGAAGCTGGCCGAGGACAAGGACCTGGAGGCGCTGAAGCTGCGGCTGAAGCCGAAGGCGCGCCAGGCCCTGTCGAAGGCCGCGGCGGCCACGGCCGAACGGCAGGGCGGCGAGTCCCTGGAACGCACGGGGCTGACCGACTGGACCATCGGCTCCCTCAGCCGGGTCTTCGAGACCCGGCGGGCCGGCCACCCGGTGAAGGCCTACCCGGCCCTGGTCAACGACGGCGACACGGTCTCCGTACGGCTCTTCGACACGGAGGAGGAGCAGGCGCAGGCGATGTGGCAGGGCACCCGGCGCCTGATCCTGCGGAACATCCCGGTGAACCCGGCGAAGTTCGCGTCCGAGAAGCTGACGAACGCCCAGAAGCTCGCGCTGTCCGCGAACCCGCACGGTTCCGTCCAGGCCCTGTTCGACGACTGCGCCCGGGCGGCCGCGGACAAGCTGATCGGGGACTTCGGGGGACCGGCGTGGGACGAGGAGTCCTACCGGAAGCTGTACGACAGGGTGCGCGCGGAGATCGTCGACACCACGGTCCGCACGGTCGGGCAGGTGCAGCAGGTACTGGCCGCTTGGGGGGCCTGTGAGCGCCGTCTGAAGGCCGTGCGCAGCCCCGCCCTGCTGCCGAACCTGACGGACGTCCGCACACAGCTGGACGCCCTCGTCAGGCCCGGCTTCGTCACGGAGGTGGAGATACGGCGGCTGCCCGATCTGATGCGCTATCTGATCGCCGCGGACCGCCGGCTCCAGCAGATGCCGACCAATGTCCAGCGGGACACCACGCGTATGGCCAAGGTCCACGAGATGCGGGACGAGTACGCCTGGCTGCTGGAGCAGTTGCCGCAGGGCCGCCCCGTCCCCTCCGCGGTGCTGGACATCCGCTGGATGATCGAGGAGCTGCGGGTGAGCTATTTCGCGCATGCGCTGGGCACGGCGTATCCGGTCTCCGACAAACGGATCGTGAAGGCGATCGACGCGGCGGTTCCGTAGCGATGTGCGCACAGGGGGTGAGTTCGACCGGGCGCTCACCCTCCTGTACAGTCTCTTCTCGCAGCGCACCGCACACGGAACCGGTCTCCGGCACCAGGGCGGGCGTCGCGAGCTTGGTCCTGTGGAGCAGCTTGGAGTGCTCGCCACCCTGTCAAGGTGGAGGCCGCGGGTTCAAATCCCGTCAGGACCGCATCATGAGAGCCCCGCACCCTTGAGGTGCGGGGCTTCTTCGTGTTCCGACCCGACGGGCCGACGACCCGACGACGCGACCCGATGACCCGTCGGCCCGTCGGACGAGGACGGGGCGGACCGGAGGGACGCATGTACGGGTTACGCCGCCCGTTCGCCGTCCCGCCGCCAAGTCCCCCCGAGAGCACCCGAGAAGAGGGCTCCAGTGCCCTCCGACGGGTCCCATGATCAATTGGCGCCCGAGGCGGCCGGCGGCTGTCCTGAACGGCCACCCACGCCCGCCGAGCCGTCTTGACGGGACCACCCTCCGCCGCTACGCCAGAAGCATGGGGGTCCCGGCCGTCCGGGCCCCGGGGGGGGAGGTGTCGTATGGCGGCGTACGCCCGGCACGAGACGCGCGCCCTGCTCCGCGCCCACCTGTCCGCCGCCTCCGGATACCGGCATCTGACGCCCCGTTGCCCCGTCTGTCTTCAACTCCTGCGTCTGGCCATGGAACCCGCACAGCGCGGCGAGGACACCCCCGAGAGCGTTCCCCGGGACGACGACCCCTCCGGGGCGTGACCCAGGTCACCGCGCGCCGCCCCCGCGCGCCGGAAGCCGGCCGCGGATCGGAAGATTCGAAACCCCTCCGGGTGGGCACCTCTGACGTACGGGTTCCCCAACGCCCGCTCCACAGAGCCGTGTTCCTCTAGCAAAGACTTCATGAGCGCAACAAGGACTGTGACGTGTGACGGGTGTCACCGCATAAGTTTTGGGAAGCACAGAACTTACCCCCCTCCTACACACAGTCAATTTAATATGTGCAATTGCACCCTACTTGGAGGCCCGGGAACCCGGAGATCCGACACCCCTCCCCAGACTCCGACAAGGCCGCTCACGGACCGCCGTCGGATGCTCATTCCGAGCACAAAAAAGATCGCGCCGGACTCGGCTGAGTCCGGCGCGATCGACGACGCACCCTTGTCGTGCCTCTGATGACCTCGGGAGAGGGTTCTGTTGGGGCAGAACCCACGTCGCTTGGAGCTGGGGCCCAGACGTCGAGGTGAGTTGGGGACTTACCCCTCTGTCCGGTTATGCGATGCTTCAGGCCTCGCTGCGCTGCTGCGGAATGCCCGCGAGCAGAGCGCGG encodes:
- the hrpA gene encoding ATP-dependent RNA helicase HrpA, with product MSTHPAPTLGTLAPRLSELSLRDTQRLGRRLEGARKIRNPEARAAVLAEIEAEVAKAEERIAGRAARVPAVSYPEQLPVSQKKDEIAAAIRDHQVVIVAGETGSGKTTQIPKICLELGRGVRGMIGHTQPRRIAARTVAERVAEELDSPLGEAVGWKVRFTDQVSPDSTFVKLMTDGILLAEIQTDRELRAYDTIIIDEAHERSLNIDFLLGYLAQLLPRRPDLKVVITSATIDPERFSRHFGDAPIVEVSGRTYPVEVRYRPLLEEDSEDADRDQITAITDAVEELMGEGKGDILVFLSGEREIRDTADALIKKQYRFTEILPLYARLSHAEQHRVFQPHTGRRIVLATNVAETSLTVPGIKYVIDPGFARISRYSHRTKVQRLPIEPVSQASANQRKGRCGRTSDGICIRLYSEEDFTARPEFTDAEILRTNLASVILQMTAAGLGEIEKFPFIDPPDHRNIRDGVQLLEELGALDPAQKDPRKRLTDTGRKLAQLPVDPRLARMVLEADRNGCAREVMVVAAALSIQDPRERPADKQAQADQQHARFKDETSDFLAYLNLWRYLREQQKERGSSSFRRMCKQEYLNFLRIREWQDIYTQLRTVAKQMGIHLDEQDAPADRIHISLLAGLLSHIGLKDVKESKDSGPATRRDGGRNEYLGARNAKFAIFPGSSLFKKPPRLVMSAELVETSRLWARVNARIEPEWVEPLAGHLLKRTYSEPHWEKDQAAVMAYEKVTLYGVPIVAQRKVNYGRIDPEASRELFIRNALVEGDWRTHHKFFADNRKLLTEVEELEHRARRRDILVDDETLFDFYDQRVPDHVVSGAHFDSWWKHKRHEQPDFLDFEREMLINEKAGRVTKDDYPDSWRQGRLKFKVTYQFEPGADADGVTVHIPLQVLNQVTAEGFDWQIPGLREELVTELIRSLPKPIRRNYVPAPNYAKAFLDTAVPLQEPLTVTMARELRRMVGVPFEADDFDLSKVPDHLTITFRIVDERRRKLAEDKDLEALKLRLKPKARQALSKAAAATAERQGGESLERTGLTDWTIGSLSRVFETRRAGHPVKAYPALVNDGDTVSVRLFDTEEEQAQAMWQGTRRLILRNIPVNPAKFASEKLTNAQKLALSANPHGSVQALFDDCARAAADKLIGDFGGPAWDEESYRKLYDRVRAEIVDTTVRTVGQVQQVLAAWGACERRLKAVRSPALLPNLTDVRTQLDALVRPGFVTEVEIRRLPDLMRYLIAADRRLQQMPTNVQRDTTRMAKVHEMRDEYAWLLEQLPQGRPVPSAVLDIRWMIEELRVSYFAHALGTAYPVSDKRIVKAIDAAVP
- a CDS encoding DUF6274 family protein, which encodes MAAYARHETRALLRAHLSAASGYRHLTPRCPVCLQLLRLAMEPAQRGEDTPESVPRDDDPSGA